The Paraburkholderia caffeinilytica genome segment ATCGACCAAATCGATCGACGACGCAATCAGCACCGCGATTACAAAAGCGTCGAAGACGCTGCGCAATCTGCACTGGTTCGAAGTGACGTCAACGCGGGGCCAGATCGAGAACGACAAGGTCGCCTACTGGCAGGTAAGCATCAAGGTAGGCCTGCGCATCGACTAGCGCATCGGTTGAAACATCTTCAACGCATAACCCGAAGCAAAAAAAGCTGCGTCCGTACTGGACGCAGCGCCTTAAAGCAGCGGTTGCTGAGACCGCCGCCTGGTCGATTGTTAGCCGGCCGATCGCCGGCCGATTCGCTCGCGAAGAGCACGCCAGCCGGATTACTTCGGCAGCGAGCCGTCCACGCCTTCCACGTACCAGTTCAGACGTTGCAACTCCGGATCGGTCAGCGTCTTGCCTGCCGGCACCTTCACCGCGCCGGACTGATCCTTGATCGGGCCCGTGAACACGTCCCACTTGCCGCCCGCCAGGTCATCGCGCTTCGCCGCCACCTGCTTCTGCGCATCAGCCGGAATCGCCGACGTGTTCAGGTCTTCAAGATTGACGGCCTTCTGCGGAATGCCCCACCACACCGGATCGTTCTTCCACTTGCCGTCCAGCACCTGCTGAATAGCCGCGTTGTAGTACACGCCCCAGTGCGCGACCACCGACCCGAGGTGCGCCTCAGGACCGAACTTCTTCATGTCCGAATCCCACCCGAACGCGTGTACGTGCTTTTCCGATGCGGTCGCGAGCGTCGCGCTCGAATCGGTGTTTTGCAGCAGCACGTCGGCACCCTGGCCGATCAGCGTTTCAGCGGCCTGCTTTTCCTTGCCCGGATCGAACCAGCTGTTGATCCAGATGACCTTGGTGTGGATCTTCGGATTCACCGAACGCGCGCCGAGCGTGTACGCGTTGATGTTGCGGATCACCTCGGGAATCGGCACCGATGCGACAAAGCCGAGCGTGTTGGTCTTCGTCACATAGCCTGCCGCGACGCCTGCCAGGTAGGCGCCCTGGTACATGCGCACGTCATAGGTGCCGAAGTTCGGCGCCTTCTTGTAGCCGGTTGCGTGCAGGAACACCGTGTCCGGGAAGTCCTTCGCGACCTTCAGTTCGAAGTCCTGATAGCCGAAGCTCGAACCGATGATGATCTTGTTGCCCTTGTTCGCCAGATCGCGGAACACACGCTCCGAGTCGGCCGATTCCGGCACGTTCTCGATGCGGGTGATCTTGATCTTGTTGCCGAACTTCGCTTCCGCTTCCTTGGAGCCCTGATCGTGCGCGAAGGTCCAGCCGGCGTCGCCCGGATTGCCGAGGTAGACGAACGCGACGCCCGGTGCGTCGGCCGCTTGCGCGGTTTGCGCGAGCGGCGCGGCAAGCGCCAGGGAGGCCGCGCCCCATGCGAATGCGGTCAGCAGATTTCTTCTCTTCATGTTTTCTCCTGTCGTGTTTGTCGATTGATTTGAAACGTGTGGTGGGTCATATGAAGCGACGAGCGTGTCATCCCGCCGAGAAAAACGGCTTGCCGAGCGACGCGGGCGCATTCAGACGAATCGTATTCGGGTTGCGCGAAATCAGCACGAGCACGACGACGGTCGCCACGTACGGCAGCATCGCGAGAAACTGCGTCGGCACCGGCACGCCGATGGCCTGAGCATAGAACTGCAGGCCGGTCACGGCGCCGAACAGCAGCGCGCCGATCAGGAGACGCCCCGGGCGCCACGTCGCGAACACCACCAGCGCGAGCGCGATCCAGCCGCGGCCCGAGGTAAGCTGCTCCTGCCACAAGTGCAGGTTGACGATCGAGTAATAGCCGCCCGCGAGGCCGGCCATGCCGCCGCCGAAGGCCACCGCGCCATAACGCACGCCGACCACCGGAAAGCCGACCGAGTGCGCCACCTGCGGCGATTCGCCGACCGAGCGCAGCACGAGGCCGGCACGCGTGCGGTACAGAAACCATCCGATCACCGCGAACATCAGGAACGCGAGGTAGTCGAGCGGCGTGAGGCTGAAGAGCGCGGGGCCGAGCACCGGGATCTTCGAGAGACCCGGAATGGTCCACGTGCCGATCGTGGCGCGCACCGCGGCCGACGTGTACGGCTTGCCGACATAGGCCGACAGGCCAATGCCGAAAATCGTCAGCGACAGCCCCGTGGCGACCTGATTGGCGAGCATGGTCAGCGTGAGGAACGCGAACAGCAGCGACATCGCAAGACCCGCGCCGATCGCGGCGACCACGCCGAGCCATGGGTTGCCGGTAATGGCGGTGACCGCGTAGCCGGTCACTGCGCCCATCAGCATCATGCCTTCGACGCCGAGGTTGAGAACGCCCGACTTCTCGGTGACGAGTTCGCCCGCGCCCGCGAACATCAGCGGAATGGCGGCGGTGACGGCGCTCGAGGTGAGCGCGCTGGCTTGTTGAATATCCATGGAGGTCCGGCGGGAAAATCAGTGGGCTTGCGCAGCGGCGGAGCGCCGGCGCACGCGATAGTTCACGAACAGGTCGGCGCCCAGCAGGCAGAACAGCAGCAGCCCCTGGAACACGCCCGAGAGCGCCTGCGGCAATTGCATCGAGGTCTGCACCGCTTCGCCGCCGAGGTACAGCAGCGCCATCAGCAGGCTCGCGAGCACGATGCCGAGCGGATGCAGCCGCCCCACGAACACGACGATGATCGCGGTGAAACCATAGCCCGGCGACCACGTCGCCTGCAACTGGCCGATCGGACCGGCGATCTCGCCCATCCCGGCGAGGCCCGCCAGGCCGCCGCTGATCAGCAGCGACGTCCAGATGGTCTTCTTGTCGGAGAAGCCGGCGTAGCGCGCGGCGAGCGGCGCGAGACCGCCGACATTCATCCGGTAGCCCGCGAAGCTCTTGCGCATGAACAGCCACACGCACGGAATCGCGATCAGCGTGATGAACACGGACGCATTGAGCCGCGTGCCGCGCAGCCATTTCCAATGCCAGTCGCCGGAAAAGGTCGGGTACAGCGCGTCGCCGCTGAACATCTCCGAGAGCGGGAAGTTCATGCCCTGCGGATCGCGCCACGGGCCGCTCACCAGATAGATCAGCAACTGGGTGGCCACGTACGTAAGCATCAGGCTGACCAGAATCTCGTTGGTGTTGAAGCGGCTTTTCAGCAGCGCGGGAATCGCGGCCCACGCCATACCGCCGAGCACGCCGGCGATCATCATGGTCGGCAGGATCCACCAGCCGGTGGCCTGATCGAAATAGATCGCGACGCCGCTGGCGGCGATGCCGCCCAGGAGCATCTGCCCTTCGGCGCCGATGTTCCAGACGTTGGCGCGATAGCCGACCGCGAGGCCGAGGCCGATCAGGCACAACGGCGAAGCCTTCAGCAGCAGTTCGGACCAGCCGTTCACACTGGAGAGCGGTTCGATGAAAAACGCGTGCATGGCTGCGAGCGGATCACGGCCGACCAGGCTGAAGATCAGGAAGCCGATCGCGAGCGTAAGCAACGCGGCGATCAGCGGCACGGCAAGCTGCATCGTGCGCGAGGGCGTCGTGCGTGCTTCGAGTCGATACGGAAGAATCATGGGAGCGTGCGCTTATGTGTGTGCTTATCTGTGTGCTTAGGTCTGGTTCTGGTGCTTATGGTGCTTTAGCGCCGATCGGTCAGCCGATCGCGCATCGATCCGTT includes the following:
- a CDS encoding dodecin encodes the protein MSEHVYKQIELTGSSTKSIDDAISTAITKASKTLRNLHWFEVTSTRGQIENDKVAYWQVSIKVGLRID
- a CDS encoding BMP family ABC transporter substrate-binding protein — encoded protein: MKRRNLLTAFAWGAASLALAAPLAQTAQAADAPGVAFVYLGNPGDAGWTFAHDQGSKEAEAKFGNKIKITRIENVPESADSERVFRDLANKGNKIIIGSSFGYQDFELKVAKDFPDTVFLHATGYKKAPNFGTYDVRMYQGAYLAGVAAGYVTKTNTLGFVASVPIPEVIRNINAYTLGARSVNPKIHTKVIWINSWFDPGKEKQAAETLIGQGADVLLQNTDSSATLATASEKHVHAFGWDSDMKKFGPEAHLGSVVAHWGVYYNAAIQQVLDGKWKNDPVWWGIPQKAVNLEDLNTSAIPADAQKQVAAKRDDLAGGKWDVFTGPIKDQSGAVKVPAGKTLTDPELQRLNWYVEGVDGSLPK
- a CDS encoding ABC transporter permease produces the protein MDIQQASALTSSAVTAAIPLMFAGAGELVTEKSGVLNLGVEGMMLMGAVTGYAVTAITGNPWLGVVAAIGAGLAMSLLFAFLTLTMLANQVATGLSLTIFGIGLSAYVGKPYTSAAVRATIGTWTIPGLSKIPVLGPALFSLTPLDYLAFLMFAVIGWFLYRTRAGLVLRSVGESPQVAHSVGFPVVGVRYGAVAFGGGMAGLAGGYYSIVNLHLWQEQLTSGRGWIALALVVFATWRPGRLLIGALLFGAVTGLQFYAQAIGVPVPTQFLAMLPYVATVVVLVLISRNPNTIRLNAPASLGKPFFSAG
- a CDS encoding ABC transporter permease, with protein sequence MILPYRLEARTTPSRTMQLAVPLIAALLTLAIGFLIFSLVGRDPLAAMHAFFIEPLSSVNGWSELLLKASPLCLIGLGLAVGYRANVWNIGAEGQMLLGGIAASGVAIYFDQATGWWILPTMMIAGVLGGMAWAAIPALLKSRFNTNEILVSLMLTYVATQLLIYLVSGPWRDPQGMNFPLSEMFSGDALYPTFSGDWHWKWLRGTRLNASVFITLIAIPCVWLFMRKSFAGYRMNVGGLAPLAARYAGFSDKKTIWTSLLISGGLAGLAGMGEIAGPIGQLQATWSPGYGFTAIIVVFVGRLHPLGIVLASLLMALLYLGGEAVQTSMQLPQALSGVFQGLLLFCLLGADLFVNYRVRRRSAAAQAH